DNA from Bradyrhizobium diazoefficiens USDA 110:
GCCCGAAGACGTCTATGAAAGCCCGGCGACTGCTTTTGTCCACGGCTTCATCGGCGAATCCATCGAGCTCCCGGTCAGGATTGACGACGGCGTGGTCCGGCTCGGCGAGCGGCCGCTCCGGCTTGCGGCGGACGGACTTGCGCCTGGCGCGTCGCGACTGTTCGTGCGGCGACATGACATGCTGGTCGGTCCGCCCGGCACTGGCGCCTTCGAGGGCGCCGTGCGGCATGTCCGGAATTTCGGCCCGGTGCAGCGGGCCGAGGTGGCGCTGTTCGGCGGCGAAACCATCGAGATCGACGCTCCCCGCGACAGGGAACTCCGCGCCGGAGACAGGGTCGGCCTCGAGCCCCGCCGCTACCGGATATTCGCGGGTTAACGCCCCGTCGTTCCGGGATGGTCCGAAGGACCAGACCTCAGGTGCGCAGTTGCGCACCGGGGAATCTCGAGATTCTCAGGTGCGCAATTGCGCACCCTAGTTCGATGCTTCGCATCGCCCCGGAACGACTTGCGTCGATTTTCCTCAAAATTCACCTTTCAGCCACGGTTGGTATGCAACAACGGCCCTTCATTTGGGGGCCCCGATTCATGCGCGCTGCGGCCGCAATACTCATTACTTTGCTGCTCGCCGGCTGTGCCGGCAACGAAGCACCGGTCCAGCAGCCGTCGATGTATGCCGATATGGCGGTCCCGGGCGCCAAGCTCGACGCGCCGGCGGCCGCGGTGATGATCTCGCAATACCGCCAGAACAATGGGCTCGGCACCGTCGTGATCGACCCCGACCTGATGCGGCTCGCCGAATCCCAGTCCCAGGCGATGGCGGCGGCCAACAAGATGGACCATGACGTTCGCGCGCCCCTGGCCAAGCGCCTCAGTGCCGGCGGCTATCCGGCCAGCGTGGCGGTCGAGAACGTCTCGGCCGGCTATCATACGTTGGCGGAAGCGTTTTCCGGCTGGCGCGACTCGCCCCCGCACCGGGCGAACATGCTCAAGAGCGGTGTCACAAAATTGGGCATCGCGGCGGGCTATGCTCCAGGCACCAAGTACAAGGTGTTCTGGACCATGATCCTGGCCTCGACGGATCCCCGATAAGCCAGACTTGATCCCGGGATGCATTGACGCCGCGGCGAACTGTCGCCACGGTCGCTCGCCATCTGCTATTGTTCCCGTATGACAGATCATACCAGCCCGGAAACCGCCAGCGTCCCCGCAAATGCGCAACGTGTCCTGGTGTTGCAGGGCGGCGGTGCGCTCGGCTCCTATCAGGCCGGCGCCTATCAGGCGCTGTGCGGCTATGGCTTCGAGCCCGAATGGGTCGCCGGCATCTCCATCGGGGCGGTCAACGCCGCCATCATCGCCGGCAATGAGGGCCACACCCGCGTCAAGCGGATGAAGGAATTCTGGGAGATGGTCTCGGCGCCGGTGCCGTGGAAGCCGATCGGCAAGAGCGACCACAGCCGCGAGCTGTTCAACTCTACCAGCGCCGCGCTGATCGCGACCTTCGGCGTACCCGGCTTCTTCGTCCCGCGCGTCCCGCCCGCGCCGATGTGGCCGCCGGGCCATCCCGAAGCGGAAAGCTACTACGACACGTCGCCCCTGAAGAAGACGCTGGAGCGGCTGGTCGATTTCGACCGCATCAACGACCTCAAGACGCGCTTCTCCGTCGGCGCCGTCGGCGTCACCTCCGGCAACTTCAAATATTTCGACAATTACGAGTTCAAGAAACTCGGCAAGAAGATCGGTCCCGAGCACATCATGGCCTCCGGCGCGCTGCCGCCGGGCTTTCCGTCCGTCGTCATCGACGGCGAGCATTACTGGGACGGCGGCATCGCCTCCAACACGCCGCTCGACTACGTGCTCGATGCCGAGGTGGCTCGCGACATGCTGATCTTCCAGGTGGATCTGTTCAGCGCCC
Protein-coding regions in this window:
- a CDS encoding CAP domain-containing protein codes for the protein MRAAAAILITLLLAGCAGNEAPVQQPSMYADMAVPGAKLDAPAAAVMISQYRQNNGLGTVVIDPDLMRLAESQSQAMAAANKMDHDVRAPLAKRLSAGGYPASVAVENVSAGYHTLAEAFSGWRDSPPHRANMLKSGVTKLGIAAGYAPGTKYKVFWTMILASTDPR
- a CDS encoding DUF3734 domain-containing protein, with product MTDHTSPETASVPANAQRVLVLQGGGALGSYQAGAYQALCGYGFEPEWVAGISIGAVNAAIIAGNEGHTRVKRMKEFWEMVSAPVPWKPIGKSDHSRELFNSTSAALIATFGVPGFFVPRVPPAPMWPPGHPEAESYYDTSPLKKTLERLVDFDRINDLKTRFSVGAVGVTSGNFKYFDNYEFKKLGKKIGPEHIMASGALPPGFPSVVIDGEHYWDGGIASNTPLDYVLDAEVARDMLIFQVDLFSARGDLPNSLLEATEREKDIRFSSRTRMNTDKNKQIHNARRAVRDLISKLPDYLKNDPSVEFLAKASRESTVTVVHLIYRSKNYESSSKDYDFSHVAMVEHWEAGVRDVHLSMRHKDRLDQPQSGETMVTYDLTGDVSAPPAKRSE